One genomic region from Ornithinicoccus hortensis encodes:
- a CDS encoding alkaline phosphatase family protein: protein MTRSDLQLPGYDLWLGSVLPSVARSLGHPVPEQSWVGRELELPEARHAVVVMVDGLGAELLAARGGHAPFLRTLDAPAGAIDSGFPSTTATSTASLSTGLTSLTHGIVGWQALMPEEDQLLNHLSWDMGPDPRRWQPHRTVFEVLAAEGVDVTRVGPPYFEKSGLTRATLRGGRFLGASSMAGRVYTTLASLLASGRGPSLVYLYFGEVDKAGHIHGPDSWQWGEQVEAVDAALADLARRLPAGTSLTVTADHGMVTAPEAQRRDLAYEPELAHGIRHLGGEPRGPQAHCQPGAASDVADTWRELLGDTATVLTRQEALEAGWFGPADTPVDPGVLARIGDVVAAMHGQATLLDSRALRPEVLRLVGQHGSLSRAEMSVPLLHRPAT from the coding sequence ATGACCCGCTCCGACCTGCAGCTGCCCGGGTACGACCTGTGGCTGGGGTCCGTGCTGCCCTCGGTGGCCCGGTCGCTCGGCCACCCGGTGCCGGAGCAGAGCTGGGTGGGCCGGGAGCTGGAGCTGCCGGAGGCACGGCACGCGGTCGTGGTCATGGTCGACGGGCTGGGCGCCGAGCTCCTGGCGGCCCGGGGCGGGCACGCACCCTTCCTGCGCACGCTGGATGCACCGGCCGGGGCCATCGACTCGGGGTTCCCGTCCACCACCGCCACCAGCACGGCCAGCCTGTCGACCGGCCTCACGTCGCTCACCCACGGGATCGTGGGCTGGCAGGCGCTGATGCCGGAGGAGGACCAGCTGCTCAACCACCTGTCCTGGGACATGGGGCCGGACCCGCGACGCTGGCAGCCGCACCGGACCGTCTTCGAGGTGCTCGCCGCGGAGGGTGTCGACGTCACCCGGGTCGGGCCGCCCTACTTCGAGAAGTCGGGGCTGACCAGGGCCACCCTGCGGGGCGGGCGGTTCCTCGGGGCCAGTTCGATGGCCGGGCGCGTCTACACCACCCTGGCATCGCTGCTGGCGAGCGGGCGCGGTCCGTCCCTCGTCTACCTCTACTTCGGCGAGGTCGACAAGGCCGGCCACATCCACGGCCCGGACTCCTGGCAGTGGGGCGAGCAGGTCGAGGCGGTCGATGCCGCCCTGGCCGACCTCGCGCGTCGGTTGCCGGCCGGCACCTCGCTGACCGTGACCGCGGACCACGGCATGGTGACCGCCCCCGAGGCCCAGCGCCGCGACCTGGCCTACGAGCCGGAGCTGGCACACGGCATACGGCACCTCGGTGGTGAGCCGCGCGGACCGCAGGCCCACTGCCAGCCCGGTGCGGCATCGGACGTGGCCGACACCTGGCGGGAACTGCTCGGGGACACCGCGACCGTGCTGACCCGCCAGGAGGCCCTCGAGGCCGGGTGGTTCGGGCCGGCCGACACCCCGGTCGACCCCGGCGTGCTCGCCCGGATCGGCGACGTGGTGGCGGCCATGCACGGCCAGGCCACCCTGCTGGACTCCCGCGCGCTGCGCCCGGAGGTCCTCCGGTTGGTCGGGCAACACGGGTCATTGAGCCGCGCCGAGATGTCGGTGCCCCTCCTGCACCGTCCGGCTACGTAG
- the galT gene encoding galactose-1-phosphate uridylyltransferase — translation MKTTRAALADGRELIYFDHDDAPERATLDRRDLPEVSSASELRWDPLLREWVMMASHRQARTFQPPVEQCPLCPSRDGYLSEVPADDYGVVVFENRFPSLSTHATAGTSAVHPLVEVRPGLGRCEVVCFSSDHDASFADLSVADAGLVVDAWVHRTAELSAIEGVEQVFCFESRGEEIGVTLSHPHGQVYAYPFVTPRTARIRESALAYRQETGADLQTDLLRAELEDGARVVAASDHWAAFVPAAARWPVEVHLYPRRRVRTLAELDAAERVDLAEIYLDLLNRFDRLYDRPLPYIAAWHQGVVHDADDLDYLHLELFSIRRSADKLKYLASSESGMGAFITDSLPEATAQRLRDV, via the coding sequence GTGAAGACGACCCGCGCCGCGCTGGCCGACGGACGAGAGCTGATCTACTTCGACCACGACGACGCGCCGGAGCGGGCCACGCTCGACCGCCGGGACCTGCCGGAGGTGAGCTCGGCCTCGGAACTGCGCTGGGACCCGCTGCTGCGCGAGTGGGTGATGATGGCCTCGCACCGCCAGGCACGCACCTTCCAGCCGCCGGTCGAGCAGTGCCCGCTGTGCCCTTCGAGGGACGGGTACCTGTCGGAGGTGCCCGCCGACGACTACGGGGTCGTCGTCTTCGAGAACAGGTTCCCCAGCCTCTCCACCCACGCGACGGCAGGGACCTCCGCGGTGCACCCGCTGGTGGAGGTCCGCCCGGGCCTCGGCCGGTGCGAGGTGGTCTGTTTCTCCAGCGACCACGACGCGAGCTTCGCCGACCTCTCGGTCGCGGACGCGGGGCTGGTGGTCGACGCGTGGGTGCACCGCACCGCCGAGCTGTCCGCGATCGAGGGCGTGGAGCAGGTCTTCTGTTTTGAGAGCCGGGGGGAGGAGATCGGGGTGACGCTGTCGCACCCCCACGGGCAGGTCTACGCCTACCCGTTCGTGACGCCCCGGACGGCACGGATACGGGAGTCCGCGCTGGCTTACCGGCAGGAGACCGGCGCCGACCTCCAGACCGACCTGCTCCGGGCCGAGCTGGAGGACGGGGCGCGGGTGGTCGCCGCGTCGGACCACTGGGCGGCCTTCGTCCCGGCCGCCGCCCGCTGGCCGGTCGAGGTGCACCTCTATCCGCGGCGCAGGGTGCGCACCCTGGCCGAGCTCGACGCCGCGGAGCGGGTGGACCTGGCCGAGATCTACCTGGACCTGCTGAACCGCTTCGACCGCCTCTACGACCGCCCGCTGCCCTATATCGCGGCCTGGCACCAGGGGGTCGTGCACGACGCCGACGACCTGGACTACCTGCACCTCGAGCTCTTCTCGATCCGGCGCTCCGCGGACAAGCTCAAGTACCTGGCCAGCTCCGAGTCCGGGATGGGGGCCTTCATCACCGACTCCCTGCCGGAGGCGACCGCCCAGCGGCTGCGGGATGTCTAG
- a CDS encoding MFS transporter, which produces MSHQDPDHFAGDETSPAGYRAPIEGISARPRTSKAAEVGARVGHGLGKGVKAAAHGTGAASKATARLARKATHADGAGDTGLSRLIEVHLLHNGGDAVVAVALAGSLFFSVPTGEAKGQVALFLLMTLLPFSLIAPFIGPFLDRFRHGRRWAIGSMFAVRAFLCWVLASSIQEESWWQFPAALAILVASKAYNIARSAATPRLLPRGMNLVKANGRMSLAGVVGATVLAPIGVGAATFGAEWALRFAFLIFATGTILAILLPKEVDSVKGEKSVPISGFTASGGGWSVPPDVVTALRANGGLRMISGFLTIFLAFLLRTDPPPGWGDNFTLLIGVVVAAVGVGSALGTLIGSLLKAVPPLVLVRVSLIVDVAVAVVTAINFGMITLVILSLTVGLCQQVGKLALDATIQEQVPEHRRTSVFGRSETLIQLSWVLGGGLGVALPTDATIGMGTVAGLLVLWLVFVLWSPKRRASARTKRARAPRAAPVEPAPRAPAPEGRVAAGHVAEETTEGPVPEETAAAEGTTARQRPEPTGSGGYEREVRPRRNGPQHGGSAGGVGHSRLEENLAWEVQRPYLESEGEEFLGPRAEDTQPYRHDPTRPVRRREASEWEAQEQEPEDGR; this is translated from the coding sequence GTGAGCCACCAGGACCCTGACCACTTCGCCGGCGACGAGACCTCCCCGGCCGGCTACCGGGCCCCGATCGAGGGGATCTCCGCCCGCCCGCGAACCAGCAAGGCCGCCGAGGTCGGTGCCCGCGTCGGCCACGGCCTGGGCAAGGGGGTGAAGGCGGCGGCGCACGGCACCGGTGCGGCCAGCAAGGCCACGGCCCGGCTGGCGCGGAAGGCGACGCACGCCGACGGTGCGGGCGATACGGGCCTGTCCCGGCTGATCGAGGTCCACCTGCTGCACAACGGGGGCGACGCCGTGGTCGCGGTCGCCCTGGCCGGGAGCCTGTTCTTCTCCGTGCCGACCGGTGAGGCCAAGGGGCAGGTGGCGCTGTTCCTGCTGATGACCCTCCTGCCGTTCAGCCTGATCGCCCCGTTCATCGGGCCGTTCCTGGACCGGTTCCGGCACGGCAGGCGGTGGGCGATCGGCTCCATGTTCGCCGTCCGGGCCTTCCTGTGCTGGGTGCTCGCCAGCTCGATCCAGGAGGAGTCGTGGTGGCAGTTCCCGGCCGCCCTGGCCATCCTGGTCGCCTCCAAGGCCTACAACATCGCCCGCTCCGCGGCGACTCCCCGCCTCCTGCCGCGGGGGATGAACCTGGTCAAGGCCAACGGGCGGATGTCGTTGGCCGGGGTCGTCGGCGCGACCGTCCTCGCCCCGATCGGCGTGGGGGCCGCCACCTTCGGGGCGGAGTGGGCGCTCCGGTTCGCCTTCCTGATCTTCGCCACCGGCACCATCCTGGCGATCCTGCTGCCCAAGGAGGTCGACTCGGTCAAGGGTGAGAAGTCGGTCCCGATCAGCGGCTTCACCGCTTCCGGTGGTGGCTGGTCGGTCCCGCCGGACGTGGTGACGGCGCTGCGGGCCAATGGCGGACTGCGGATGATCTCAGGCTTCCTGACCATCTTCCTGGCCTTCCTGCTGCGCACCGACCCCCCGCCGGGATGGGGCGACAACTTCACCCTGCTGATCGGCGTCGTGGTGGCCGCGGTCGGGGTCGGGTCCGCACTCGGCACGCTGATCGGCTCGCTGCTCAAGGCCGTCCCACCCCTCGTGCTGGTGCGGGTCTCGCTGATCGTCGACGTGGCGGTGGCCGTCGTGACGGCGATCAACTTCGGCATGATCACCCTGGTCATCCTGAGCCTCACGGTCGGCCTGTGCCAGCAGGTCGGCAAGCTGGCGTTGGACGCCACGATCCAGGAGCAGGTCCCCGAGCACCGACGCACCAGCGTCTTCGGTCGCTCCGAGACGCTGATCCAGCTGTCCTGGGTGCTCGGCGGCGGACTGGGCGTGGCCCTGCCCACCGACGCCACGATCGGTATGGGGACCGTCGCCGGACTGCTCGTGCTCTGGCTGGTCTTCGTGCTGTGGAGCCCCAAGCGACGGGCGTCGGCGCGGACGAAGCGGGCGAGGGCACCGCGGGCCGCCCCGGTCGAGCCCGCCCCGCGGGCACCCGCCCCTGAGGGGCGCGTCGCTGCGGGGCACGTCGCTGAGGAGACCACGGAGGGACCCGTCCCGGAGGAGACCGCCGCCGCCGAAGGTACGACTGCCCGGCAGCGGCCGGAGCCCACCGGCAGCGGTGGTTACGAGCGTGAGGTGCGGCCTCGGAGGAACGGGCCGCAGCACGGTGGGTCCGCGGGGGGCGTGGGGCACTCCCGGTTGGAGGAGAACCTGGCCTGGGAGGTGCAACGCCCCTATCTCGAGTCGGAGGGGGAGGAGTTCCTCGGTCCCCGCGCGGAGGACACCCAGCCATACCGGCACGACCCCACCCGCCCGGTCCGGCGGAGGGAGGCGTCTGAGTGGGAGGCGCAGGAGCAGGAGCCCGAGGACGGGCGGTAG
- a CDS encoding bifunctional GNAT family N-acetyltransferase/acetate--CoA ligase family protein, producing the protein MTDRPDLPPGYPHSWEADVVLSDGSVAHVRPIVPDDAEGLHQFHSRQSAESIYLRFFAPIPRLSDNDVRRFTHVDYDDRVALVMTVREDIVGIGRYDRLSAGSTTAEVAFNVADAYQGRGVGSVLLEHLAAIGREGGVRRFVADVLPQNRKMIGVFADAGFEVTHEFDDGVIAVSFAIEPTERAAAVRLSREHRAEAVSMRRVLTPETVAIIGVSREPGSIGRALWRHVREHGYTGAVYAVNPRAEEIDGEPVYGSIEEVPGPIDLAIIAVRADMVSDLVRRCAQAGVPSAVVVSAGFAEDGPEGRERQEELLLTARAYGMRVLGPNSFGLINNDPGVRLNASLSPRVPPPGSLGLFAQSGALGIAVLASAERRGLGLSTFASAGNRVDISGNDLMQYWIDDEATHAVGLYLESMGNPRKFTRIARQLSSVKPVIVVKSAAGVQGEPPPGHRVRMTRERPEAFAEMLRQSGVIRVENTHQLFDVAQLVVHQPLPRGLRVAVVTNSDALGALTADACHSWDLQVAHGPVALPSTASAAEFSEALAAALADEEVDSLVACFIPPVITGDSQVVTAVEEAVRGQGKPCVATFLGMRGVSPGGDLPTYPMPEDAVRALAAATRYAEWRGREQGERVRPSNVNRRQAHNIIETVLAREPEGRGLTQEEATELLAAYGIVLWPSRQVASREEAEAAATELGLPVIVKATSQEVRHQPNRSWVRTDVRSATGAGTAYERVRAAIEPLGLEEVAVQSMAPDGVTVVIGSSEDPLFGPVVSFGIAGISTDLLGDVAHRFPPLTDLDVAEMVADVRAAPILSGYRGSPAADLDGLYDLLARVSVLADEHPEIAALRLNPVMAHEHGVAVLGARVHVAPGPQRADRGRRALST; encoded by the coding sequence ATGACCGATCGGCCCGATCTGCCTCCGGGGTACCCGCACTCCTGGGAGGCCGACGTCGTGCTCAGCGACGGCTCGGTCGCACACGTCCGCCCGATCGTGCCGGACGACGCCGAGGGTCTGCACCAGTTCCACTCCCGGCAGTCGGCCGAGTCGATCTACCTGCGCTTCTTCGCCCCGATCCCCAGGCTCTCCGACAACGACGTGCGCCGGTTCACCCACGTGGACTACGACGACCGGGTCGCCCTGGTGATGACCGTCCGGGAGGACATCGTCGGGATCGGGCGCTACGACCGGTTGTCGGCCGGCAGCACCACCGCGGAGGTCGCCTTCAACGTGGCCGACGCCTACCAGGGTCGGGGCGTGGGCTCGGTCCTGCTCGAGCACCTCGCGGCGATCGGCCGGGAGGGCGGGGTCCGCCGGTTCGTCGCCGACGTGCTCCCGCAGAACCGCAAGATGATCGGCGTCTTCGCGGACGCGGGCTTCGAGGTGACCCACGAGTTCGACGATGGCGTGATCGCGGTCTCCTTCGCGATCGAGCCGACGGAGCGGGCCGCCGCCGTCCGGCTGTCCCGCGAGCACCGTGCCGAGGCGGTGAGCATGCGCCGGGTGCTCACGCCGGAGACGGTGGCCATCATCGGGGTGAGCCGGGAGCCCGGGTCGATCGGGCGGGCCCTGTGGCGGCACGTGCGGGAGCACGGCTACACCGGCGCGGTGTATGCCGTGAACCCCCGCGCCGAGGAGATCGACGGCGAACCGGTCTACGGCTCGATCGAGGAGGTGCCCGGTCCGATCGACCTGGCCATCATCGCGGTCCGCGCCGACATGGTGAGCGACCTGGTCCGCCGGTGCGCCCAGGCCGGTGTCCCGTCGGCCGTGGTGGTGTCGGCCGGGTTTGCCGAGGACGGCCCCGAGGGGCGCGAACGCCAGGAGGAGCTGCTGCTCACCGCCCGGGCCTACGGGATGCGGGTGCTCGGGCCGAACTCGTTCGGGCTGATCAACAACGATCCGGGCGTCCGGCTCAACGCCTCGCTCTCCCCGCGGGTGCCGCCCCCGGGCTCGCTCGGGCTGTTCGCCCAGTCCGGCGCGCTGGGGATCGCGGTCCTGGCCTCCGCCGAGCGCCGCGGGCTCGGGCTCTCCACCTTCGCCTCGGCCGGCAACCGGGTCGACATCTCCGGCAACGACCTGATGCAGTACTGGATCGACGACGAGGCCACCCACGCGGTGGGGCTCTACCTGGAGTCGATGGGCAACCCGCGCAAGTTCACCCGGATCGCGCGTCAGCTGTCCTCGGTGAAGCCGGTCATCGTGGTGAAGTCCGCTGCGGGCGTGCAGGGCGAGCCGCCCCCCGGGCACCGGGTGCGGATGACCCGGGAGCGGCCCGAGGCCTTCGCGGAGATGCTGCGTCAGTCCGGCGTGATCCGGGTGGAGAACACCCACCAGCTCTTCGACGTCGCCCAGCTCGTCGTGCACCAACCGCTGCCGCGCGGCCTGCGGGTCGCCGTGGTCACCAACTCGGACGCGCTGGGGGCGCTGACCGCGGACGCCTGCCATTCCTGGGACCTGCAGGTCGCCCACGGACCGGTCGCCCTGCCCAGCACCGCCTCCGCCGCCGAGTTCAGCGAGGCGCTGGCCGCGGCACTGGCCGACGAGGAGGTCGACTCGCTGGTGGCCTGCTTCATCCCGCCGGTGATCACCGGCGACAGCCAGGTCGTCACGGCCGTGGAGGAAGCGGTCCGGGGGCAGGGCAAGCCGTGCGTGGCGACCTTCCTGGGGATGCGCGGGGTCAGCCCCGGCGGTGACCTGCCGACCTACCCGATGCCCGAGGACGCCGTCCGGGCGCTGGCCGCGGCCACCCGGTATGCCGAGTGGCGGGGTCGGGAGCAGGGCGAGCGGGTGCGCCCGTCCAACGTCAACCGCCGCCAGGCGCACAACATCATCGAGACGGTGCTGGCCCGCGAGCCGGAGGGACGGGGGCTGACCCAGGAGGAGGCCACCGAGCTGCTGGCCGCCTACGGGATCGTGCTCTGGCCCAGTCGCCAGGTGGCCTCGCGGGAGGAGGCCGAGGCGGCCGCCACGGAGCTGGGGCTGCCGGTGATCGTGAAGGCGACCAGCCAGGAGGTGCGCCACCAGCCGAACCGGAGTTGGGTGCGCACGGACGTCCGCTCGGCCACCGGCGCGGGCACGGCATACGAGCGGGTGCGTGCGGCCATCGAGCCGCTGGGGCTGGAGGAGGTCGCGGTCCAGTCGATGGCCCCGGACGGGGTGACCGTGGTGATCGGTTCCTCCGAGGACCCGCTGTTCGGCCCGGTCGTCAGCTTCGGCATCGCCGGCATCTCCACCGACCTGCTCGGGGACGTGGCCCACCGGTTCCCGCCGCTGACCGACCTCGACGTGGCAGAGATGGTCGCGGACGTACGGGCCGCGCCGATCCTCTCCGGCTACCGGGGGTCGCCGGCGGCGGACCTCGACGGGCTGTACGACCTGCTGGCCCGGGTGTCGGTGCTGGCCGACGAGCACCCGGAGATCGCGGCGCTGCGGCTGAACCCGGTGATGGCCCACGAGCACGGCGTCGCCGTCCTGGGCGCCAGGGTGCACGTGGCCCCCGGCCCGCAACGGGCCGACCGGGGGCGCCGGGCGCTCTCCACGTAG
- the galK gene encoding galactokinase — translation MSSGPAGAASPREQGTWSAPGRVNLIGDHTDYNHGLALPFALPLRTVVRARRRDDRQISATSAGHDPVSFLLPGAPGEVRGWGCYVAGVAWALASAGFEVPGADLSISSDVPVGAGLSSSHSLQCAVALALCGLAGVDPDRTELARLVQRVENDYVGAPTGLLDQMAVLHSAAGQLSLFDARELTVRPVPVDLAAAGLEFLVIDTRAPHRLVDGAYAERRRSCEAAAERLGLGSLREVADPEAALARLAGEPVLQRRARYILGENARVRQVVDLVEAGRVAEVGSVLTASHVAARDDFQNTVPEVDLAVATAVSAGALGARMTGGGFGGSVITLLAPGARQDVQAAVTAAYEDAGYARPAFLAVTPARGAGPGE, via the coding sequence ATGTCTAGCGGACCCGCGGGGGCGGCCTCCCCACGCGAGCAGGGCACCTGGTCGGCCCCCGGCCGGGTCAACCTGATCGGGGACCACACCGACTACAACCACGGCCTGGCGCTGCCGTTCGCCCTCCCGCTGCGCACCGTGGTGCGGGCGCGACGCCGGGACGACCGGCAGATCTCGGCGACATCGGCGGGGCACGACCCGGTGTCCTTCCTGCTGCCCGGCGCGCCGGGGGAGGTGCGCGGCTGGGGGTGCTACGTCGCGGGGGTGGCCTGGGCGCTGGCCTCGGCGGGGTTCGAGGTGCCGGGTGCCGACCTGAGCATCAGCAGCGACGTGCCGGTCGGGGCCGGATTGTCCTCGTCCCACTCCCTGCAGTGCGCGGTGGCGCTGGCCCTGTGCGGGTTGGCCGGGGTGGACCCGGACCGGACGGAGCTGGCCCGGCTGGTCCAGCGCGTGGAGAACGACTACGTCGGGGCCCCCACCGGACTGCTGGACCAGATGGCGGTGCTGCACTCGGCCGCGGGGCAGCTGAGCCTCTTTGACGCGCGGGAGCTCACCGTGCGGCCGGTCCCGGTCGACCTCGCCGCGGCGGGGCTGGAGTTCCTCGTGATCGACACCCGGGCGCCGCACCGCCTGGTCGACGGCGCGTATGCCGAGCGACGGCGGTCCTGCGAGGCCGCGGCGGAGCGCCTCGGGCTGGGGAGCCTGCGCGAGGTGGCGGACCCGGAGGCCGCCCTGGCCCGGCTGGCCGGTGAGCCGGTGCTGCAGCGCCGGGCCCGCTACATCCTCGGGGAGAACGCCCGGGTCCGGCAGGTGGTCGACCTCGTCGAGGCTGGCCGGGTGGCCGAGGTCGGTTCGGTCCTGACCGCGAGCCACGTCGCGGCGCGGGACGACTTCCAGAACACCGTGCCGGAGGTCGACCTGGCCGTCGCCACCGCGGTCTCAGCGGGGGCGCTGGGCGCCCGGATGACCGGCGGAGGCTTCGGCGGGTCGGTGATCACCCTGCTGGCCCCCGGTGCCCGGCAGGACGTGCAGGCGGCCGTCACCGCGGCATACGAGGACGCCGGGTATGCCCGGCCGGCCTTCTTGGCGGTGACCCCCGCCCGTGGTGCCGGACCCGGCGAGTAG
- a CDS encoding thymidine kinase: MAELVFFTGTMDCGKSTLALQMHHNHTVRGRSGLLFSKHDRAGEAMLSSRLGLARAALTVGDDLDFWELVVEQVTNGRKVDFMICDEAQFYTPVQVEQLARLVDEMGIDVFTFGITADFRTELFPGSRRLIELSDRTQVLQVEALCWCGRRATHNARVVDGTMVVEGDQIVVGDVADGDADEPAPTVEYEVLCRRHYMRRMTGQAARAQALSPDVLPFDLDLCPLPSR, translated from the coding sequence GTGGCCGAGCTCGTCTTCTTCACCGGAACCATGGACTGTGGCAAGTCGACCCTGGCGCTCCAGATGCATCACAACCACACGGTCCGTGGTCGCTCCGGCCTGCTCTTCTCCAAGCACGACCGGGCCGGGGAGGCCATGCTCTCCTCGCGGCTGGGGCTGGCGCGCGCGGCGCTCACCGTCGGTGATGACCTGGACTTCTGGGAACTGGTCGTGGAGCAGGTCACCAACGGGCGCAAGGTGGACTTCATGATCTGCGACGAGGCGCAGTTCTACACCCCGGTGCAGGTGGAGCAGCTGGCCCGGCTCGTCGACGAGATGGGGATCGACGTCTTCACCTTCGGGATCACCGCGGACTTCCGCACCGAGCTCTTCCCCGGGTCGCGGCGCCTGATCGAGCTGTCCGACCGCACCCAGGTGCTCCAGGTGGAGGCGCTGTGCTGGTGCGGCCGCCGGGCGACCCACAACGCCCGCGTGGTGGACGGGACCATGGTCGTCGAGGGGGACCAGATCGTGGTGGGCGACGTCGCCGACGGTGACGCCGACGAGCCGGCGCCGACCGTGGAGTACGAGGTCCTGTGCCGTCGCCACTACATGCGCCGGATGACCGGGCAGGCGGCCCGGGCGCAGGCGCTCTCACCCGACGTCCTGCCCTTCGACCTGGACCTGTGTCCGCTGCCGAGCCGGTGA
- a CDS encoding DUF5998 family protein: MARRTAPQLPVDLEESIERAGYLPAVVREVLTLALGADEVVSHLLHQETTFDEEAVRRHLTVLALTERRLVIAHADDHQGPEAGQHMATATTETVPLSAVRGVMMTHVLPDPVEFDGSDRGRAVTLTLGWGTVSRLDLIPAACSDPTCEGDHGYEGTVASDDISLRITADADGPDLLHQALEFAQQLSLRIGS; the protein is encoded by the coding sequence ATGGCACGTCGCACCGCACCACAGTTGCCCGTCGACCTCGAGGAGAGCATCGAGCGGGCGGGGTACCTGCCGGCCGTGGTCCGGGAGGTGCTCACCCTGGCGCTGGGAGCCGACGAGGTGGTCAGCCACCTGCTGCACCAGGAGACGACCTTCGACGAGGAGGCGGTCCGGCGCCACCTGACGGTGCTGGCGCTCACCGAGCGCCGGCTGGTCATCGCGCACGCGGACGACCACCAGGGCCCGGAGGCCGGGCAGCACATGGCGACCGCCACCACCGAGACCGTGCCGCTGTCGGCGGTGCGCGGCGTGATGATGACGCACGTGCTCCCGGACCCCGTCGAGTTCGACGGCAGCGACCGGGGCCGGGCGGTGACCCTGACCCTGGGCTGGGGCACCGTGTCCCGCCTCGACCTGATCCCCGCGGCGTGCTCGGACCCGACCTGCGAGGGTGACCACGGCTACGAGGGCACCGTGGCCTCGGATGACATCTCGCTGCGGATCACGGCGGACGCCGACGGTCCTGACCTGCTGCACCAGGCCCTGGAGTTCGCCCAGCAGCTCTCGCTCCGGATCGGCTCCTAG